In Fusobacterium canifelinum, a genomic segment contains:
- a CDS encoding DUF1877 domain-containing protein: MGMDLCYYGVKEEEIPKILDGKFFDENFTNLEHQHTLRVFSAKDLYYLYSSGKELEEEDFQGKNERDLFIEAFLGKVTVSFAPEDIYSYCSCKEKVNEISEFLNKIDIKEYFEKIGNIEEITGTNFMGKDFSYLGIKTRRKFYSSYDEEEYIFDVEGTINRFNDFKKFYNELVKNNLGVHIYIS, from the coding sequence ATGGGTATGGACTTATGTTACTATGGTGTCAAAGAAGAAGAAATACCAAAAATTCTTGATGGAAAATTTTTTGATGAAAATTTTACGAACTTGGAACATCAACATACATTGAGAGTTTTTTCAGCAAAAGATCTTTATTATTTATATTCAAGTGGAAAAGAATTAGAAGAAGAAGATTTTCAAGGAAAAAATGAAAGAGATTTATTCATTGAAGCATTTTTAGGAAAAGTAACTGTTAGTTTTGCTCCTGAGGATATATACTCTTATTGTAGTTGTAAAGAAAAAGTTAATGAAATAAGTGAGTTTTTAAATAAGATTGATATAAAAGAATATTTTGAAAAAATAGGAAATATTGAAGAAATTACAGGAACAAATTTTATGGGAAAAGATTTTTCTTATTTAGGAATAAAAACTAGAAGAAAATTTTACTCTTCTTATGATGAAGAAGAATATATTTTTGATGTTGAAGGCACGATAAATAGATTTAATGATTTCAAAAAATTTTACAATGAATTAGTTAAAAATAATTTAGGAGTCCATATCTATATTTCCTAG
- a CDS encoding winged helix-turn-helix transcriptional regulator: MSTFYDKCPYITTQKVLQGKWAIIVLYHLSTGMKRFSELERLIPDVTRTVLTRQLRQLEKDKLIIRKVFPEVPPHVEYSLSSLGSKFQRVLDEIEVFGLDYIAELNKTHQV, translated from the coding sequence ATGTCAACTTTTTATGATAAATGTCCATACATTACTACTCAAAAAGTTCTACAAGGAAAATGGGCGATTATAGTTTTATATCATCTAAGTACAGGTATGAAAAGGTTTAGTGAACTTGAAAGGCTAATTCCTGATGTTACTCGAACTGTTTTAACAAGACAGCTTCGTCAATTAGAAAAAGACAAACTAATCATTAGAAAAGTTTTTCCTGAAGTTCCTCCCCATGTAGAATATTCTCTAAGTAGTCTAGGATCTAAGTTCCAAAGAGTATTAGATGAAATAGAGGTTTTTGGATTAGATTATATTGCCGAACTTAATAAAACACATCAAGTTTAA
- the ispE gene encoding 4-(cytidine 5'-diphospho)-2-C-methyl-D-erythritol kinase — protein sequence MRISLNKYKIFSNAKINIGLNVFQKESDGYHNIDSIMAPIDLADEMDVTFYSDLGDLKIECSDKNIPTDERNILYKTYKAFFEESKKEKKKIDIILKKNIPSEAGLGGGSSNAAFFLKLLNEHYGNIYNESDLEELAIKIGSDVPFFIKNKTARVGGKGNKVNLVENNLTDSIILIKPLDFGVSTKEAYVSFDNLKEVKYADFDKIIECLKNNNRIALENNIENSLEQGILETDINIKMLKTTLNSVISGKKFFMSGSGSTYYIFVTELEKSQIETRLKTFVDNVKIIICKTIN from the coding sequence ATGAGGATTTCTTTGAATAAGTATAAGATATTTTCAAATGCTAAAATTAATATAGGTTTAAATGTTTTTCAAAAAGAAAGTGATGGTTATCATAATATTGATTCTATAATGGCTCCTATTGATTTAGCTGATGAAATGGATGTAACATTTTATTCAGACTTAGGAGATTTAAAAATTGAATGTTCTGATAAGAATATTCCTACTGATGAAAGAAATATTTTGTATAAAACATATAAAGCATTTTTTGAAGAAAGTAAAAAAGAAAAGAAAAAAATTGATATTATCTTAAAAAAAAATATACCATCTGAAGCTGGTTTAGGTGGAGGCAGTTCCAATGCAGCTTTTTTCTTAAAACTTTTAAATGAACATTATGGAAATATCTATAATGAAAGTGACTTAGAAGAGTTAGCTATAAAAATTGGAAGTGATGTTCCATTTTTTATTAAAAATAAAACAGCTAGAGTTGGTGGAAAAGGAAACAAAGTAAATCTAGTTGAAAATAATCTTACAGATTCTATAATTTTAATAAAACCATTAGATTTTGGTGTATCCACAAAAGAAGCCTATGTAAGTTTTGATAATTTAAAAGAAGTTAAATATGCTGATTTTGATAAGATTATTGAGTGTTTAAAGAATAATAACAGAATTGCTTTGGAAAATAATATAGAAAATAGTTTAGAGCAAGGAATTTTAGAAACAGACATAAATATAAAAATGTTAAAGACAACTTTAAATTCAGTTATATCTGGAAAGAAATTCTTTATGTCAGGCAGTGGGAGTACATACTACATATTTGTTACAGAACTTGAGAAGTCCCAAATTGAAACAAGATTAAAAACTTTTGTTGATAATGTAAAGATTATTATATGTAAAACAATAAACTAA
- a CDS encoding transcription repressor NadR, whose amino-acid sequence MIEREEREKKILEILRNSETLVSGTYLAEFFDVSRQIIVQDIAILKAKKIDIISTNRGYRLLSKGIKKVIKVKHDDSEIRNELNAIVDLGASIEDVFVIHKTYGEIRVKLDIKSRRDVDLLVENIHSKLSKPLKNLTDNCHYHTIIAENENIFKEVEDKLKELGILMEE is encoded by the coding sequence ATGATTGAAAGGGAAGAAAGAGAAAAGAAAATACTTGAAATTTTAAGAAACAGTGAAACTCTTGTAAGTGGTACATATCTTGCAGAATTTTTTGATGTTTCAAGACAGATTATAGTACAGGATATAGCGATACTAAAGGCAAAAAAAATAGATATTATCTCAACTAATAGGGGTTATAGATTACTTTCAAAGGGAATAAAAAAGGTTATTAAGGTAAAACACGATGATTCAGAAATTAGAAATGAGTTAAATGCCATTGTAGACCTAGGAGCAAGTATTGAAGACGTTTTTGTTATTCATAAAACTTATGGAGAAATAAGGGTAAAATTGGATATAAAATCAAGGAGAGATGTGGACTTATTGGTAGAAAATATACATTCTAAATTGAGTAAACCTTTAAAAAATTTGACAGATAATTGTCATTATCATACTATAATAGCTGAAAATGAGAATATTTTTAAAGAAGTTGAGGATAAATTAAAAGAACTTGGAATTTTGATGGAAGAATAA
- the nadA gene encoding quinolinate synthase NadA, translating into MKDRIKKLQKEKDVAILAHYYVDGEVQEIANYVGDSFYLAKTATKLKNKIIIMAGVYFMGESIKILNPEKTVHMVDVYADCPMAHMITIRKIKEMREKYDDLAVVCYINSTAEIKAYCDVCITSSNAVKIVSKLKEKNIFIVPDGNLASYIAKQVKNKNIILNEGYCCVHNLVHLENVIKLKNEYPNAKVLAHPECKEEILNLADYIGSTSGIIEEVLKGGDEFIIVTERGIQHKIYEKAPNKKLYFADTLICKSMKKNTLEKIEKILLEGGDELEVDDEIAKKALIPLERMLELAGD; encoded by the coding sequence ATGAAAGACAGAATAAAAAAATTACAGAAGGAAAAAGATGTTGCAATTTTAGCTCATTATTATGTAGATGGGGAAGTACAAGAGATTGCCAATTATGTTGGGGATTCTTTTTACTTAGCAAAAACAGCAACAAAGTTAAAAAATAAAATAATAATAATGGCAGGAGTATATTTTATGGGTGAAAGTATAAAAATTTTAAACCCAGAAAAAACAGTACATATGGTTGATGTTTATGCTGATTGTCCTATGGCACATATGATAACTATAAGAAAAATAAAAGAGATGAGAGAAAAATATGATGATTTAGCAGTAGTCTGTTATATAAATTCAACAGCTGAAATAAAAGCTTATTGTGATGTATGTATAACTTCATCTAATGCAGTTAAGATTGTGAGTAAATTAAAAGAAAAAAATATTTTTATAGTTCCAGATGGAAATTTAGCTTCATATATTGCAAAGCAAGTTAAAAATAAAAATATTATCTTAAATGAGGGATATTGTTGTGTGCATAACTTAGTACATTTAGAAAATGTAATAAAATTAAAAAATGAATATCCTAATGCTAAGGTTTTGGCTCATCCAGAATGTAAAGAGGAAATTTTAAATTTAGCAGATTATATTGGAAGTACAAGTGGAATAATTGAAGAGGTTTTAAAAGGTGGAGATGAATTTATAATTGTGACTGAAAGAGGAATACAACATAAGATTTATGAAAAAGCTCCTAATAAAAAGCTATATTTTGCAGATACTTTAATATGTAAAAGTATGAAGAAAAATACTTTAGAAAAAATAGAAAAAATTTTATTAGAGGGTGGGGATGAGTTAGAAGTTGATGATGAAATAGCAAAAAAGGCTCTAATTCCTTTGGAAAGAATGTTAGAATTGGCAGGAGATTAA
- a CDS encoding YfbM family protein — MGMCAVYQEIKQEDFKKLLESDDFFETLEELEEKDGTELCDIDKMWNAIFFLLTGEPYSSEDSLFNELIFGSENFDDESEEVARYIPTERVIKISKKLNEIDFQDYLKDFDMNKFKENEIYPDIWDYTEEKEEIMKELSNSFENLKEFYNKVAENRNIAVVTIY, encoded by the coding sequence ATGGGAATGTGTGCAGTGTATCAAGAAATTAAGCAAGAAGATTTTAAAAAATTATTAGAGAGTGATGATTTCTTTGAAACTCTTGAAGAATTAGAAGAAAAAGATGGAACCGAATTATGTGATATAGATAAAATGTGGAATGCTATATTTTTCTTGCTTACAGGTGAACCCTATTCTAGTGAAGATAGTCTATTTAATGAATTAATTTTTGGTAGTGAAAATTTTGATGATGAAAGTGAAGAAGTGGCAAGGTATATTCCAACAGAAAGAGTAATAAAAATTTCTAAAAAGTTAAATGAAATAGATTTTCAAGATTATTTAAAAGATTTTGATATGAATAAATTTAAAGAAAATGAAATTTATCCTGATATTTGGGATTATACTGAGGAAAAAGAAGAAATAATGAAAGAACTTAGTAATTCTTTTGAAAATTTAAAAGAATTCTATAATAAAGTTGCTGAAAATAGGAATATAGCTGTTGTAACTATTTATTAA
- a CDS encoding SpoVG family protein: MKVTNVKIKKVDGDKFDRLRAYVDVTLDDCLVIHGLKLMQGEQGLFVAMPSRKMRNEEFKDIVHPICPELRNDITKVVQEKYFALDQEQEAAV; the protein is encoded by the coding sequence ATGAAAGTTACAAATGTAAAAATTAAAAAAGTTGATGGAGACAAGTTTGATAGACTAAGAGCATATGTTGATGTAACACTTGATGATTGCTTAGTTATTCACGGTTTGAAATTAATGCAAGGAGAGCAAGGTTTGTTTGTAGCTATGCCATCGAGAAAAATGCGTAATGAAGAGTTTAAAGATATTGTTCACCCTATATGTCCTGAATTAAGGAATGATATTACAAAAGTAGTTCAAGAAAAATATTTTGCATTAGATCAAGAACAAGAAGCAGCAGTTTAA
- a CDS encoding restriction endonuclease subunit S gives MPVYSSNVFEPFGFIDKDILQDFSKPSVIWGIDGDWMVNSIPQNVPFYPTDHIGVIRLNTDKINYRYLAYKLQKEGEHEGFSRSYRASINQIKKISISVPSIDKQNEAIKRIEKFESKISLEKEKIFKIQEEIKKVLIEKLN, from the coding sequence ATTCCAGTTTATTCATCAAATGTCTTTGAGCCTTTTGGGTTTATTGATAAGGATATATTACAAGATTTTTCTAAGCCATCAGTAATATGGGGGATTGATGGAGATTGGATGGTTAATTCTATTCCACAAAATGTACCATTTTATCCAACTGATCATATAGGAGTTATAAGATTGAATACTGATAAAATAAATTATAGATATTTAGCCTATAAACTTCAAAAAGAAGGAGAACATGAAGGATTTTCAAGAAGTTATAGAGCTTCTATTAATCAAATAAAAAAGATATCCATTTCTGTACCTAGTATAGATAAGCAAAATGAAGCAATTAAAAGAATTGAAAAATTTGAATCAAAAATTAGTTTAGAAAAAGAAAAAATATTTAAAATTCAAGAAGAAATAAAAAAAGTATTAATAGAAAAATTAAACTAA
- a CDS encoding DEAD/DEAH box helicase: MEKKFRGEIPFWLKNKKNNLVYICSSNRNIDDYFFVLKDFYKGKILRIKKENEAGELKKYNYDLLELINSNEKFIILISLDYFLEDYYSEANSIFIEKGKNLDIKDLEEKLIDAGFEKTYMLAQRKEYSIRGDILDIFNINQDNPVRIEFFGNEVDRITYFDINSQLSIEKKDSIELYIDNNKNKKDIFSLMSMNKNKIEYYYENNDILQAKIKRLINENLDREEDILNKIAELSKIGIQIEIQKFSEEELKQFEVIDRVKKLSENTKITIYSEEATRYKEIFKDYSVKFEKYPLFEGYKTDDKLILTDREIKGIRVKRERVEKKALRYKAVDEIKEQDYVIHENFGVGIFLGLENIEGQDYLKIKYADEDKLFVPVDSINKIEKFINISDIIPEIYKLGRKGFKRKKDKLSEDIEIFAKEIIKIQAKRNLGNGFKFSKDTVMQEEFEETFPFTETPAQLKAIEDVKRDMESGKIMDRLICGDVGYGKTEVAIRATFKAVMDGKQVILLVPTTVLAEQHYERFSERFKNYPVHIEILSRVQSKKEQVESLKRIENGSADLVIGTHRLLSDDIKFKDVGLLIIDEEQKFGVKAKEKLKKLKGDLDVLTLTATPIPRTLNLSLLGIRDLSVIDTSPEGRQKIQTEYIDNNKNLIKEIILSEVSREGQVFYIFNSVKRMESKVKEIRELLPEYIKVSYIHGQMLPRDIKKNIQEFENGNVDVLVATTIIENGIDIENANTMIIEGVEKLGLSQVYQLRGRIGRSTKKSYCYMLTNENKTKNAKKREESIREFDNLTGIDLAMEDSKIRGVGEILGEKQHGAVETFGYNLYMKMLNEEILKLKGEAEEELDEVDVELNFPRFLPDSYIEKNEKVKIYKRALALKTLDELENLYNELEDRFGKIKSEAKGFFEFIKIRIIARDLGITTIKQDKENKDRILINFNEKKINVDKIIYLLSNKKIMYSKFTRTIGYNGNIFDFFKLYVS; encoded by the coding sequence ATGGAAAAGAAATTTAGGGGGGAAATCCCATTTTGGTTGAAGAATAAGAAAAATAATCTTGTATATATTTGTTCATCTAATAGAAATATAGATGATTATTTTTTTGTATTAAAAGATTTTTACAAGGGAAAAATTCTTAGAATAAAAAAAGAAAATGAAGCTGGAGAATTAAAAAAATATAATTATGATTTATTAGAGCTTATAAATTCAAATGAAAAGTTTATAATTCTTATTTCATTAGATTATTTTTTAGAAGATTATTACTCAGAAGCTAATAGTATTTTCATTGAAAAAGGAAAAAATCTTGATATCAAAGACTTAGAAGAAAAATTAATTGATGCAGGCTTTGAAAAAACATATATGCTTGCACAAAGAAAAGAATATTCTATAAGAGGAGATATTTTAGATATATTTAATATCAATCAAGATAATCCTGTAAGAATAGAATTTTTTGGAAATGAAGTTGATAGAATAACATATTTTGATATAAATTCTCAATTAAGTATAGAAAAAAAAGATAGTATAGAGTTGTATATAGACAATAATAAAAACAAAAAAGATATATTCTCTCTTATGTCTATGAACAAAAATAAAATAGAATATTACTATGAAAATAATGATATATTACAAGCTAAAATTAAAAGACTTATAAATGAAAATTTAGATAGAGAAGAAGATATTTTAAATAAAATAGCTGAACTTTCTAAAATAGGTATACAGATAGAAATACAAAAATTTTCAGAAGAAGAATTAAAGCAGTTTGAAGTTATAGACAGAGTTAAAAAGTTATCTGAAAATACAAAAATTACAATTTATTCAGAAGAAGCAACTAGGTACAAAGAAATATTTAAGGACTATTCTGTTAAATTTGAAAAATATCCACTTTTTGAAGGATATAAAACAGATGATAAATTGATACTAACAGACAGAGAAATTAAGGGTATCAGAGTAAAAAGAGAAAGAGTTGAAAAGAAAGCACTAAGGTATAAGGCCGTTGATGAAATAAAAGAGCAAGATTATGTAATTCATGAAAATTTTGGTGTGGGAATATTTTTAGGTTTAGAAAATATTGAAGGACAAGACTATTTAAAAATAAAATATGCAGATGAAGATAAGTTATTTGTTCCTGTTGACAGTATAAATAAGATAGAAAAGTTTATAAATATTTCTGATATTATACCTGAAATCTATAAGTTGGGTAGAAAAGGTTTTAAAAGAAAGAAAGATAAATTAAGCGAAGATATAGAAATTTTTGCTAAGGAAATTATAAAAATACAGGCTAAAAGAAATTTAGGAAATGGTTTTAAATTTTCAAAAGATACTGTTATGCAAGAAGAATTTGAAGAAACTTTTCCATTTACAGAAACACCTGCACAATTAAAAGCTATTGAAGATGTAAAAAGAGATATGGAATCTGGAAAAATTATGGATAGACTTATATGTGGAGATGTAGGTTATGGTAAAACAGAAGTTGCAATAAGGGCAACATTCAAAGCTGTGATGGATGGTAAACAAGTAATTCTTCTAGTACCTACAACAGTTTTAGCAGAGCAACATTATGAAAGATTTAGTGAAAGATTTAAAAATTATCCTGTACATATAGAAATTTTAAGTAGAGTGCAATCCAAAAAAGAGCAAGTTGAAAGTCTTAAAAGAATTGAAAATGGTTCAGCAGATTTAGTAATTGGAACTCATAGACTATTGTCAGATGATATAAAATTCAAAGATGTAGGGCTTCTTATAATAGATGAAGAACAAAAGTTTGGAGTTAAAGCAAAAGAAAAATTAAAAAAGCTTAAAGGTGATTTAGATGTTTTAACTTTAACAGCAACTCCTATTCCTAGAACTTTAAATTTATCTTTATTAGGGATTAGAGATTTATCTGTAATAGATACTTCCCCAGAAGGTAGACAAAAAATTCAAACAGAGTATATAGACAATAATAAAAATTTAATTAAAGAAATAATTCTTTCTGAAGTTTCAAGAGAAGGACAAGTTTTTTATATTTTTAATTCCGTTAAAAGAATGGAAAGTAAGGTAAAAGAAATAAGAGAGTTACTACCAGAATATATTAAGGTTAGCTATATTCATGGGCAGATGTTACCAAGAGATATTAAAAAGAATATTCAAGAATTTGAAAATGGAAATGTAGATGTTTTGGTGGCAACAACTATTATAGAAAATGGTATTGATATAGAAAATGCTAACACTATGATAATTGAAGGAGTTGAAAAGCTAGGACTATCACAAGTTTATCAATTAAGAGGAAGAATTGGTAGAAGCACTAAAAAAAGTTACTGCTATATGCTTACGAACGAAAATAAAACTAAAAATGCTAAGAAAAGAGAAGAAAGTATAAGAGAATTTGATAATTTAACAGGTATAGATTTAGCAATGGAAGATTCAAAAATTAGAGGTGTTGGAGAAATTTTGGGAGAAAAACAACATGGAGCAGTTGAAACTTTTGGTTATAATCTATATATGAAGATGTTAAATGAAGAAATCTTAAAATTAAAGGGAGAAGCAGAAGAAGAACTTGATGAAGTTGATGTTGAGCTTAATTTCCCAAGATTTTTACCAGATAGTTATATAGAAAAAAATGAAAAGGTAAAAATATATAAAAGAGCCTTAGCTTTGAAAACTTTGGATGAATTAGAAAACTTATATAATGAATTAGAAGATAGATTTGGGAAAATTAAATCTGAGGCAAAAGGATTTTTTGAATTTATAAAAATAAGAATAATAGCAAGAGATTTAGGAATTACAACTATAAAACAAGATAAAGAAAATAAAGATAGAATTTTAATTAATTTTAATGAAAAGAAAATAAATGTGGATAAAATTATTTACTTATTAAGCAATAAAAAAATAATGTATTCAAAGTTTACTAGAACTATTGGATATAATGGAAATATTTTTGATTTCTTTAAATTGTATGTATCATAA
- a CDS encoding Fic family protein — translation MLNKYENLIKLYYKKQNIEDEYTKRIKNPTTFITDLKINPIKRGNKIFDKEYNLFYVNLMEHTLLQEIIIKNSNKINLISNELPQIAVKDIIIKILSNELYKTNKIEGIETVKSEIHSSLKDNRKAKKKVNKLDGIIKKYKDIMEKNFKDTQHIDSLSSFRKIYDEMFEDFEKSGNYKLDGKYFRKDTVKVINGLGNTIHIGINGEEAIEKNMENLIQFMNRKDIPFLVKASISHFFFEYIHPFYDGNGRFGRYLLSLYLARKLDILTAFSLSYSISKNLDNYYKSFIEVEDVNNYGEITFFVENILKTIKSGQEMIIELLNDSVMRFNHSMEILNELTKDLSEKENIMLQIYLQNYLFNDFEEITNVELSYIIGDLTQQTINKYIQELEKKGYLVKIKQRPLTYTLADKITDKL, via the coding sequence ATGTTAAATAAATATGAAAATTTAATAAAATTATATTATAAAAAGCAAAATATAGAAGATGAATATACAAAAAGAATAAAAAATCCAACTACATTTATTACAGATTTAAAAATTAATCCTATAAAAAGAGGAAATAAAATTTTTGATAAGGAATACAATTTATTTTATGTAAATTTAATGGAACACACCTTATTACAAGAAATAATAATAAAAAATAGTAATAAAATTAATTTAATTTCTAATGAATTGCCACAAATTGCTGTAAAAGATATTATTATAAAAATTTTATCTAATGAATTGTATAAAACTAATAAAATTGAGGGAATAGAAACTGTTAAAAGTGAAATACATTCTTCATTAAAAGATAATAGAAAAGCTAAGAAAAAAGTAAATAAGTTAGATGGTATTATAAAAAAATATAAAGATATAATGGAAAAGAATTTTAAAGATACTCAACATATAGATAGTCTTTCAAGTTTTAGAAAAATATATGATGAGATGTTTGAAGATTTTGAAAAAAGTGGGAACTATAAATTAGATGGAAAATATTTTAGAAAAGATACAGTAAAAGTAATTAATGGACTAGGAAATACTATACATATAGGTATTAATGGAGAAGAAGCAATAGAAAAAAATATGGAAAATTTAATTCAATTTATGAATAGAAAGGATATTCCATTTTTAGTAAAAGCTAGCATTAGTCATTTTTTCTTTGAATATATTCATCCATTCTATGATGGAAATGGAAGATTTGGAAGATATTTATTATCACTATATTTAGCTAGAAAATTAGATATTTTAACAGCTTTTTCTCTTTCTTATTCAATATCAAAAAATTTAGATAATTATTATAAATCTTTTATTGAAGTAGAAGATGTAAATAATTATGGAGAAATAACATTTTTTGTTGAAAATATTTTAAAAACTATAAAAAGTGGGCAAGAAATGATAATAGAATTATTAAATGATAGTGTTATGAGATTTAATCATTCAATGGAAATTTTAAATGAATTGACAAAAGATTTATCAGAAAAAGAAAATATAATGTTACAAATATATTTACAAAATTATTTATTTAATGATTTTGAAGAAATTACTAATGTAGAGTTAAGTTATATTATAGGAGATTTAACTCAACAAACTATAAATAAATATATACAAGAGTTAGAAAAGAAAGGATATTTGGTTAAAATAAAACAAAGACCACTGACTTATACTTTAGCTGATAAAATAACAGATAAACTATAA
- a CDS encoding DUF554 domain-containing protein, with protein sequence MGLIINFLAIIIGGILGLTIGKKFNEDIKNIIVDCAGIFIIVIGIKSALVTEKDIMILIYLIIGAIIGQLINIDKRIKDFSQFLENKFVKEKNSLNNEKSFAKGFSTATILYCVGAMAILGAINRGLTNDNTILNIKAILDGVVSIVLTSIYGIGVIFSAISVIIYQGIFYLFASQIKDYLSPQAISELNSVGGVLVLAIGINMTFKKDIKIANMLPAIFIPLLVSIFF encoded by the coding sequence ATGGGATTAATAATAAATTTTTTAGCAATAATTATTGGTGGAATTTTAGGTTTGACAATAGGAAAAAAATTTAATGAAGATATAAAAAATATTATTGTAGATTGTGCAGGAATTTTTATAATAGTTATAGGTATTAAAAGTGCATTAGTTACAGAAAAAGATATAATGATATTGATATATTTAATTATTGGGGCAATAATAGGGCAATTAATCAATATTGATAAGAGAATAAAAGACTTCAGTCAATTTCTTGAAAATAAATTTGTTAAAGAAAAAAATTCTTTAAATAATGAAAAATCCTTTGCAAAAGGTTTTTCAACTGCGACTATACTTTATTGTGTTGGAGCTATGGCAATTTTAGGAGCAATAAATAGAGGATTAACAAATGATAATACTATTTTGAATATAAAGGCAATATTAGATGGGGTTGTATCAATAGTTCTAACTTCTATATATGGAATAGGAGTTATTTTTTCAGCTATTTCTGTAATTATCTATCAAGGAATATTCTATCTTTTTGCAAGTCAAATTAAAGATTATTTAAGTCCACAAGCAATATCAGAATTAAATTCAGTTGGAGGGGTGTTGGTTCTTGCAATAGGAATAAATATGACATTTAAAAAAGATATAAAAATTGCAAACATGTTACCTGCAATTTTTATACCTTTGTTAGTTTCAATTTTTTTCTAG
- a CDS encoding RNA-binding S4 domain-containing protein, which translates to MRLDKFLKVSRIIKRRPIAKLVVDGGKVKLDGKVVKAAAEVKVGQILEIEYYNKYFKFEILQVPLGNVSKDKTSDLVKLIETKGLDIEINLDKDEDFFE; encoded by the coding sequence ATGAGATTAGATAAATTTTTAAAAGTTAGTAGAATTATTAAAAGAAGACCCATTGCAAAACTTGTTGTAGACGGAGGCAAGGTAAAATTAGATGGAAAGGTTGTAAAAGCAGCTGCTGAAGTAAAAGTAGGACAAATTTTAGAAATAGAATATTATAATAAATATTTCAAATTTGAAATTTTACAAGTTCCACTAGGAAATGTTTCTAAAGATAAGACAAGTGATTTAGTAAAACTGATTGAAACAAAAGGTTTAGACATTGAAATTAATTTAGATAAGGATGAGGATTTCTTTGAATAA
- a CDS encoding nuclear transport factor 2 family protein, translating to MKNEVMKVFNTYTEALSKGDFGEVFKTISDNIVWHMGGESSLSGVIVGKQALGKRLNEFTERSKGTLRIIINWAASNDCFVAASVISLAERGEEKLKNPGIDLFRIENGKIQEVWTFGEFQEEEDRFWE from the coding sequence ATGAAAAATGAAGTTATGAAAGTATTTAATACTTACACAGAAGCATTATCGAAGGGAGATTTTGGAGAAGTTTTTAAAACAATATCAGATAACATTGTATGGCACATGGGAGGAGAAAGTTCACTTTCTGGTGTAATAGTAGGAAAACAAGCATTAGGAAAGCGTTTGAATGAATTTACAGAAAGAAGCAAAGGAACACTTAGAATAATAATAAATTGGGCTGCAAGTAATGATTGTTTTGTTGCTGCTAGTGTTATTTCTCTTGCAGAAAGAGGGGAAGAAAAATTAAAAAATCCAGGTATTGACTTATTCAGAATAGAGAATGGAAAGATACAAGAAGTTTGGACTTTCGGAGAGTTTCAAGAGGAAGAAGATAGATTCTGGGAATAA